Proteins co-encoded in one Papaver somniferum cultivar HN1 chromosome 5, ASM357369v1, whole genome shotgun sequence genomic window:
- the LOC113280861 gene encoding uncharacterized protein LOC113280861, whose amino-acid sequence MASSSRDSSSRIAYYRTTGYEDVYPHEVHPLLQEHTRHPDADSIRSALSQIYSLKITDENRQEFQKELTSMTELSSKLNHEIEVSYTERKHLSQEQGFLCIELAKKVPGIPKMPIFSGLSACQKKMITTFLDQKKRREVVASYNPQARVLQALLVSFNAEQLAQILKVPVDLTEKLKNKLPKTFDDPPEPAQLPKSLTATMVPLEPAQPERRDCQLKDIQGVLQVISLNITMHRERISSCLKLLEIVSHYIEALRLCFENLEEPVVVTSEFGEQEAVEQNLSWDSRLFVDNLPFTIDVSEVVALLQTVGNVQIVRFFYDNLTLRSSGFGFVTMSSAEEAQAATQKLNGLIIGDRTIRVNYGPPPLEERFEFGGSRGGGGCSDTYKRLYVRNLPFNVDDTALGSLFSKQGKVLEARVMHDTKTGRSRGFGFVTYGSTEDFKNALSSLNGAVVYGRRIGVSMAKEGRTKALLSIEQDLYDRRFSVAKDRQTKELLNGTGPVWQTILHS is encoded by the exons ATGGCTTCTAGCTCACGTGATTCTTCTTCCAGGATAGCCTACTATAGAACTACGGGATATGAAGATGTTTACCCACAtg AGGTTCATCCACTTCTTCAGGAGCACACAAGACACCCAGATGCTGATTCAATTAGATCCGCACTATCTCAGATTTATTCCTTGAAAATAACAGATGAAAACCGCCAAGAATTTCAAAAGGAATTGACTTCAATGACCGAGTTGTCTTCCAAACTGAACCATGAGATAGAAGTTTCATATACGGAAAGAAAACATTTATCACAAGAACAAGGGTTTCTGTGCATAGAGTTGGCTAAGAAGGTTCCAGGCATTCCCAAAATGCCCATTTTCTCAGGTCTTTCTGCTTGTCAGAAGAAGATGATTACGACTTTCTTGGACCAAAAAAAGCGCAGGGAGGTGGTAGCTAGTTATAATCCACAAGCTCGAGTACTCCAG GCACTACTGGTTAGCTTCAATGCAGAACAACTTGCTCAAATACTCAAg GTACCGGTGGATCTGACAGAAAAATTGAAGAACAAGTTACCAAAAACTTTTGATGATCCACCAGAACCTGCTCAACTGCCCAAG AGCCTAACAGCAACCATGGTTCCGCTAGAACCTGCTCAACCAGAGCGCCGCGATTGCCAGCTCAAG GATATCCAAGGCGTATTACAAGTTATTTCTCTGAACATTACAATGCATCGAGAACGGATTAGCAGCTGTCTGAAATTGCTTGAAATAGTCAGCCATTACATCGAGGCTTTGAGACTCTGCTTTGAAAACCTAGAGGAGCCCGTCGTAG TTACCTCAGAATTTGGCGAACAAGAAGCTGTTGAGCAGAATTTATCTTGGGATTCGAGACTTTTTGTTGATAACCTTCCATTCACTATCGATGTTTCTGAAGTTGTTGCATTGCTTCAAACAGTTGGAAATGTTCAGATTGTTAGG TTTTTCTATGACAATTTAACTCTGAGAAGCAGTGGGTTTGGGTTTGTTACCATGTCCTCTGCTGAGGAAGCTCAAGCTGCAACACAGAAATTGAATGGCTTG ATAATTGGTGATAGAACTATCAGAGTGAACTATGGACCACCTCCACTTGAGGAAAGATTTGAGTTTGGAGGATCTCGAGGTGGTGGAGGTTGTTCTGATACCTATAAAAGGTTATACGTGCGTAACCTTCCATTCAATGTTGACGATACTGCACTTGGGTCTTTATTCAGTAAGCAGGGAAAAGTATTGGAGGCTAGAGTTATGCATGACACGAAGACTGGTAGGTCGAGGGGTTTCGGATTTGTCACTTACGGCTCAACCGAGGATTTCAAGAACGCACTTTCATCCTTAAATGGCGCT GTCGTGTATGGCAGACGAATTGGAGTCTCTATGGCTAAAGAGGGACGGACAAAGGCGCTTTTGAGCATTGAGCAG GACCTGTATGACAGACGTTTCTCCGTGGCTAAAGACAGACAGACCAAGGAGCTTTTGAACGGAACAG GACCTGTATGGCAGACGATTCTCCATAGCTAA
- the LOC113277206 gene encoding uncharacterized protein LOC113277206 isoform X2, with the protein MHISGYKTNGCPIYEELCTIFGDSTASDSNAYASAQSVDIDTAVKSSRKGSSVVGVEEASERSTAKANEREKRKAQTTVDYGQTKRATSTTGLSEALFFIADATRAKHVIDLDNDPYSIPNCTKYLQSLDSVSVRSLMGALEKFQDAGWRQVFMSLDPTNQKEWLKTLGS; encoded by the exons ATGCATATATCGGG gtacaagACAAATGGCTGCCCTATTTATGAAGAGTTGTGTACCATCTTTGGCGATTCAACTGCAAGCGATTCTAATGCATATGCTTCGGCTCAGAGCGTAGATATTGATACTGCAGTTAAGTCCTCGAGGAAGGGGTCATCCGTTGTTGGGGTGGAAGAAGCAAGTGAAAGATCAACTGCGAAGGCTAatgaaagagaaaagagaaaagctcAAACAACAGTTGATTATGGTCAAACTAAGAGAGCTACAAGTACTACTGGACTAAGTGAAGCTTTGTTTTTTATTGCTGATGCGACAAGAGCTAAACATGTTATTgatttggataatgacccttattcGATTCCGAATTGTACTAAGTATTTGCAATCTCTTGATAGCGTGAGTGTTCGAAGTTTAATGGGGGCGTTAGAGAAGTTTCAAGATGCTGGATGGAGACAAGTTTTTATGTCACTAGATCCTACAAATCAAAAGGAATGGCTGAAGACTCTCGGGTCTTAG
- the LOC113277206 gene encoding uncharacterized protein LOC113277206 isoform X1, which produces MHISGQTHIKKRYKTNGCPIYEELCTIFGDSTASDSNAYASAQSVDIDTAVKSSRKGSSVVGVEEASERSTAKANEREKRKAQTTVDYGQTKRATSTTGLSEALFFIADATRAKHVIDLDNDPYSIPNCTKYLQSLDSVSVRSLMGALEKFQDAGWRQVFMSLDPTNQKEWLKTLGS; this is translated from the exons ATGCATATATCGGG GCAAAcccatataaaaaaaaggtacaagACAAATGGCTGCCCTATTTATGAAGAGTTGTGTACCATCTTTGGCGATTCAACTGCAAGCGATTCTAATGCATATGCTTCGGCTCAGAGCGTAGATATTGATACTGCAGTTAAGTCCTCGAGGAAGGGGTCATCCGTTGTTGGGGTGGAAGAAGCAAGTGAAAGATCAACTGCGAAGGCTAatgaaagagaaaagagaaaagctcAAACAACAGTTGATTATGGTCAAACTAAGAGAGCTACAAGTACTACTGGACTAAGTGAAGCTTTGTTTTTTATTGCTGATGCGACAAGAGCTAAACATGTTATTgatttggataatgacccttattcGATTCCGAATTGTACTAAGTATTTGCAATCTCTTGATAGCGTGAGTGTTCGAAGTTTAATGGGGGCGTTAGAGAAGTTTCAAGATGCTGGATGGAGACAAGTTTTTATGTCACTAGATCCTACAAATCAAAAGGAATGGCTGAAGACTCTCGGGTCTTAG